The DNA window ttcaCATGTTTCTTTTTGAAAGCCTTATGTTCGATTAACTATCAGAATGATGAACCTTTTTGCCGTTTATTTCACATATTAATAAAGAAGTTAGCTGGAGACAGCTTTTGATAAATGTCAATGTGAACGCTAGTTATCATATAGATCTAAACTCTTCTTATTTCCAGCTGTTAAAAAGCTTGTCGAGTTATATAGAAATTAGCATTAGAAGTGTGGTTGCTATGTTAATAATGTATTGGTTTATTATCTGCTGTAATCTCAGTTGTTAATCAAATGATACATGTACATCTTGTCACCTACAAATTAGGTATTATGGATTCAGAAATGGTTATTATAGTTTACCTAATTGACATGCAAACAAATAAATGGTGAATTTGAGCTTAAGTTTTCTGTCTGCTTTACTGtattttttgcatttaattCTTATATTACGTGATTATTCTGTTTAAAAGTAATGGTACATCCAATATCAAAGAGAAATCAAATGAAGTTTCTGCATTAGATGGTTGTTAGAGCAATAAACATGGCTTGTTTAATCTCACAAAATCCCTAGTTGCAGTGTCATTTAGGATTCCTTGACTTATATTACCTATCAGAGACATTATCTGATCATCAATCACATAGGAGCTATTCGTGCCGAGCATGATGATTTTGCAATTCGTTTTGCTTCGACCTTGAATCAGGTATATAACTAAAGAAACCTGCCCCCATAGCTGTTATTCCTCGTTCCATGTAGATTAATAGAAgttcttattatttttgttttgcatGAATCTGACTTTGTTTTATCCCTTGAAATTGTTTATACAGCTGTTGTTGTTGAAGTCAACAGATGGAGCAGATTCTGAATGGTGCAAAGAAGTCAAAGGAAATATGTATGATATGGTTGTTGAAGGTTTCCAGCTCTTAAGCAGATGGAATGCACGCATTTGGGAACAATGTGCATGGAAATTTTCTCGTCCATGCAAAGATGCAATTCCTTTCGAATCCAATGGAACTTCTGCATCATTATCTGACTATGAGAAGGTATTTAATTCTCAACTGTTGATGAATCCAATTGTTTATAGCATTATTTGCTTGACAGGGCATGTTTGTTAAATTATCTGGCAGGTGGTAAGATATAATTATAGTGCAGAAGAAAGAAAAGCTCTTGTTGAACTCATAAGCTACATAAAAAGTGTCGGATCAATGATGCATCGATGGGACACATTGGTTGCTGATGCCTTGTGGGAAACAATACATGCTGAAGTTCAAGATTTTGTCCAAAACACTCTGGCCACCATGTTGCGGACTACCTTTAGAAAGAAGAAGGACCTTTCAAGGTGGGTATTTAAATGGATTTGATATGGTTTTTTTTTGGATGAAAAATTTGATATGATATTTTGCTTAGATGTTTACTgatttctaaaaaatttaatacgtTGAGATAGCACTTGGTTCTCGTAGTTATTAGAGCAGTGGGAatgataataatatattaaatggGCTCTCAATAGGgtgaacaaaattaaaaagggtGATGGGATTAAATGCTTCTCACTGCTCATATACTGTAAATTTGCTGAGTTTCAGGATTCTTTCTGATATGCGGACTCTTTCAGCAGACTGGATGGCAAATACAAGCAAGCCTGAAGAATTACAATCCCATGGAGGTGAAGATAGTAaagggaattttttttatcccaGGCCAGTTGCACCAACAGCTGCACAGGTTATTATTTACCTTTCTGTTTATTCATGCTCTCCTTTTTCCCTCCCACATTTCCTTTTAATGAACATATCAGTTATGACTTAAAATCTAACAACGTGAACCGAGGAAAATACTTAATTACCACTATCCATCAATATGTTCGACAGCTGAAGTTTCTCAGTGATTTGGAAATCAACCTCTAGATTCATATAGCATGCTTTTGAGATGAGTATAAGGTTAGAGCATAGTATTGTTACACAAAAATCAACTTTGTCTTAAAGAGATCAATTACGTTGTTACTCATACAATCTTATGATGAGAATACAAATCAGCATATTCAGGGCTGAGCTACGTTATATACAAAGGTTATGCTACTTATTTCCAGCTTTAAAAAAGGGCACCCCTTCAGTTCAAGAAGTTAATCAGCGGTTATACTCTTTTTCACAAATTATACAGAACTAGACCACTTTATACTTTACTTTTGTGAGAACTTCAAAGTAAATGGGCACGCAGAATTTATTTGAAGGCTTAAAACATTGTAAAGTACTCATAGCTTAGGATTGAGTctgtcaatttttattattcaggTGCATTGCTTGCAATTCTTGATTTATGAAGTGGTATCTGGCGGTAATCTTCGGAAGCCTGGGGGACTCTTTGGTAATAGTGGGTCTGAGATTCCTGTAAATGATTTGAAGCAGTTGGAGACCTTCTTTTACAAGCTTAGTTTCTTTCTGCACATATTGGACTACTCTGGTAATTTTCTTGGATAGCGGCCCTTATTGTTAACCTGAGTTCTTCTTTGTGCTTTCCTAACTGTGATGGCAGTATCAAAATATTGTTGGTGGTTTATTATTTTCCTTTATAAATTATCATGATTATGCTGGTTCTTTGGGTTATTACAACTAACTATGCTTCTCTTACTGCTCTTGACTGGGTTTAACTATTGAATAAATTTGCCCTTCAAACTTACTAGGTGTTGCatgtaaaagtttaattttggtGAAATGATTTTGCAGTTACCATTGCAACTTTGACGGATCTTGGTTTCTTATGGTTTAGAGAATTTTATTTGGAGTCTTCTCGTGTTATTCAGGTAAGAATGTGATAGTGCTGTTAGTACTGCAAAGAATTGTGATTTCCTGGTCCGTGAAACTCTAGTATGCATACAACAAAGCTTGTATtaccaaatttaatttattcgcTGGTTTAGTATTGTCAAATAATCATTTAAGATTTTGCCCGTGTTCTATGATCACTGAAAGCATTTTGCAGAGATGGCTAACTGCAAATTATAAATTCTTGGTTCACATGTATGCATAAACTATTCATTTCTGTAATCCTGTAGTTGATTTCTCTCTCCATTTGATGTAGTGTTTTACACTTGTTTAGTCACATTATTGCTTTCCCGACTTATTGGAACTCGTCTGCAATCTATGTATTAGTTTCCCATTGAATGCTCTCTTCCGTGGATGTTGGTGGAATACGTCCTTGAATCCCAGAATGCAGGCCTTCTTGAAAGTATTCTGATGCCATTTGATATATACAATGATTCAGCTCAGCAAGCGCTGGTTATACTGAGGCAGCGATTCCTATATGACGAAATTGAAGCTGAGGTATATCAATTCTTGTCTTTTCTGTGCACTTCCTTGGTATCTATTGCCAGGATGCACATCTTTcacatttattattttgataaaaagtgAGGGCCCTGTTAGATGAACTTCTTCAAGCAGTTAGTTTGTTGAACTTTTCTGAATCGGATACTTTCTTTGGTTTGAAAAATTGTCTCTTTATGCACATCAAGTAACCCTTTACATTAATTTTGGTTGAATAACTGCTCTAGTCCATGAAAGAAGAATAACTCCACTGATATGTTAAGACTGATCCAACTATGTACCTGTGGAAAATGAACTGTTTTACAAGAAATCAAATGCTGATttgaatcaaacaaaaataCTTATAACAAATATTCTAGTTATGTAGCTGAGCTTGAACTCCTGTCAAGCTGAATTGTAAGTGTAAGTATagtttatattgtaatttgGTTGACTGCAATTATGTCTATTCTAGATTTTGCTAAATTTACCCACCACTTAATCCCTTACATGAACATCCAAGGATCACCACATGTACTCTGAATTTTGTCTTATTAACTAAATAGAACAATTTCTTTTGTACTAGCTTGATTGTTGCCAAATTCTATTCACTCTTTACAGGTGGACCactgttttgatttgtttgtttcAAAGCTATGTGATGTTATTTTCACATATTACAAGAGCTGGGCAGCAAGGTATGCCCTTTGTCATTTACTCTAGTGCATCTACCATGAAAATCTGATGAGCCATCCGTTGCTTGCCAAATTCTGCAGTGAATTACTTGATCCGTCCTTCCTTTTTGCCTTGGACAATGGAGAAAAGTATTCTGTGCAGCCTATGAGGTTCACTGCTCTATTTAAAATTACTAGAGTAAAGGTAAAAGTCTATCTTGTAATATATTACTATAGATAATTACTCTTAGGATTAGTAAAGGTAAAAGTCTATCTTTTAATATATTACTATAGATAATTACTCTTAAGGATTgccaaatttatattaatttagcaACCCTGGACCTCCTTTTGTGCATAGCCCTAAAATGAGTTGAAGTATGAAAACAATTCTTGCAGTTGACTTGATTCTAGTTCAGGGGCAGAATGAGGAGAAGTTCTTTTTATAGAAGGCAACGTGGATGGCTAAGTTCCCATATGCCACAGGAATTGTTTTTGTTGGTCGGAAAACCTCTTAAAATTTTAACCTCTAGTTACCTGTTTAAAAGAGAGTCTTAGTTAATAAATACTATCTTTACAATTATATAGGGACTTAATAAACCGTTTGGTTCCTTTTGGCAATTCTCTAGACTTTTATTTTTACTTGAGTGGTGTGAGGGGTAGATGGCACCATATACACACCATGTATCACTAAATAGAAACTTTCCTGGAAATCACATTGCTTTTTCACATTCTGTTTTGTTAGCTGGCCTTCTAAAGGGATTCTAAAACTGCTCACTCCTAGCGTACATCGCTGGGACCGCTTTCTGTTCATGATTAATTGAGTTTTGCTCTTTAGTTATCAAAATGCACCTATGCACGCACATTACTTCTGAGTTCtgattataaaaattgaacctCATGTTTTTAAGACTCGCTTTTATAATATTGGTTCTTCATTGGACTTCTTCTCATTGAAagtaaaatttcaaaagtatCTTACTTTCTCAAGTATTTGGACCTTTATGATGTACAGTTGCTTGGGAGGACCATTGATTTAAGAAGCTTGATTGCTGAACGAATGAACAAAGTGTTCAGAGAAAATATTGAGTTTCTTTTTGACCGTTTCGAGTCCCAGGATTTCTGCGCAATAGTGGTAAGTCATCATTCTCATTGTCATCAGAGTAATACAATTGATAGGTATCTCGTATATTTTTCTACCTGAATAAAAGGTATGAATTTGGTGTTAATCCTATATGGATCTCTTGAAGTGTTCCTCTATATATAGTATGGGTGTATACAGACGCCATTTTATCTTATCATTTCTGATTAAATCTATTGTTTTTATTGCCTTTTTTCTGCTGAGTATGTCATGTATGTTTTTGTTCATCAAATCTTGTTTTGATTATGCTATCaataattcataaataattaCTACTGTGGCTGCAGGAATTAGAGAGATTGCTGGATATCTTAAAGCATGCTCATGAGCTACTTTCTCAAGATCTTTCATTGGACTCATTCAGTCTCATGTTAAATGAGATGCAAGAAAACATATCACTTGTGTCATTTTCAAGTCGACTTGCTTCTCAGGTGCAGCAAGGCTTATTCTGTCCATTATTTTGCACATATGTGTATGTCCTATTATATGTGTATGCGGCAATTTCTTCATGAATTTGCCATGGATGGGCTacctttttgtgatttttctACTTGAACCTGGGAAAATGCAAAATGAATCGGAAACTGTAAGCCAGTTTTCACTTAAGTTAGGTCTCTCTTAATGGCTAACAATGGTAGTCAATTCAGAGTTTCATTTCATCTTGTTGTTTTCATCATTTTTCATTCCATCTATTGGCCAATTTAGATtgtgaaaaacaaaaaagaatactattttcttttttcaaaaacatagcattcaagatttttttttgttcgaGTTATTACCTTTCGAACACATTTTCCTTGTCTTGTATAGCCTTCTACTTCTTGACTTTAACAAACTATGTGAGTAATTTAACCAGTTTTCATAACTGTTCTATTCTTGTTCATGTTAGATTTGGTCAGAGATGCAAAGTGATTTCTTACCGACCTTTGTTCTTTGCAATACCACTCAACGTTTTGTCCGATCATCAAGAGTTCTGCATGCTCCTGTTCAAAAACCATCTATGCCCTATGCGAAGCCCAACTTTTATTGTGGTACACAGGTTAGAAAGTCGTGGAACTTAAAACTATGAGGTTGCTATTGTTATTCCATCCAATAAGTGCGGACTCCTTTACCTTATTGGTTTTGTCAATATAGGAGTTGAATTCTGCCCATCAGGCTTTCGCTCGCTTACACAGTGGGTTCTTTGGAATTCCCCACATGTTTTCTGTTGTTAGACTTCTGGGATCTAGATCATTGCCTTGGCTCATCCGGGCCCTACTAGATCATATATCAAATAAGGTACCCTTGCTTATCAGATATTTAGCTTATTCTCATTTCTTAATCAAAAGTAGCATTTTCAGAATGGTTGGTTCTTTCGACCTATTTGAGGATATACTGGGTTGTGAAATTTGTTATTCCTTTCATACCTTATTGAAAATTGACCAATCTCTTTATTGAAGTCTTTTGATATAGCTAAACACTTTTAAGTTGAGGCAagcagttgatatatacaaatGTGCTGAAACATCCAAATAGTTTGTTTTACCATAACTCAAACCTGTCGATTGATTAGTTTCTGGAATATTTGTTTTCTTCTGGTCGTACAAGTTTCTCTTACTTCTGATTTTGTAATCTCTATTCGTATTAGCAGTTGATCATGCCCTTTCTTAGAATGGATCATTTTGGCAGGATATGAAGTTATGAAACTTTGGCTTTTTGCAGCTTATGTTCCACATTTGATTCTTTCCcaatctaaccatgctgaaTGATTGATCTTTTCTTCTGCGTATATGTTATACTCAGTTTAGGATGTTTATTATTGTATAATCAGGTTTTCAGTAGAGAAAAAAAGTTTACTGAGAATTAGTCTGTTGTTTCATATGCTTCACGTTTCAGCTGACCACACTTGAACCATTGATTGCCGGATTACAAGAAGCATTGCCTAAGTCTATTGGATTGCTTCCTTTTGATGGGGGTGTCGCAGGTACATTGTAGTGTCGCAATTCTGAAACTGCCTTCCATTTTATTTCTTACAGATGTTGGACTTTTACTTGTGTGTACATTTACGTACATATGCATATTTAACATACAAAGACAGATGTAGTAAAAGGTAAAAGTTACAAGTCAAATTATGGGTTATCGAGAGATTTAATTTGTGTTTAGGGGTAAGAAATGTGACTGCTACAAACTACATGGCTTTTAGTGCGATACAGCTGGCATTTAGACAATCGTTTGAATGACAACTGATTCAGGCAGTGatcatatttttttgtttcactTGTTTATTGAAGAAAAATGATTAATCTACTAAATGTTTTAGTATCATATGCTTGTTTTTGGGTATGATAACTTTATACTATCTTATctaatttatatgtttaattcGATATACTTAGGTTGTATGAGGCTTGTCAAAGAAAATCTTAATTGGGGGACAAAATCAGAGCTCAAAGTAGAGGTTCTTCGAGGGATAAAGGAGATTGGTAGTGTATTATACTGGATGGGGCTTCTTGACATTGTACTGGTTAGCATCATAAGTTCTTCATTTGATATTACAGGCATCATTAGTTCTTCATTTGATTTTACAATTTGCAACAGGACTTGGAAGTAGAACTGTAAAAGTTTATTTGCATTAGATACAAAGATTGGAGTTTTTCATGGTATTTTCGGATTACAGTAGCCTTGCCGCTTGATGCTGTATTCATGTTTTTCTACTCTATATACTTGGCTCTTTTTCTAGTGGTTAATTTCTTTTGCTgcttatttttattgtaaagaGATAGTTTCTGTTGAAATCGAGTATTATTCTACATTCAATTCAGAATCATAGTCCCAAGTGTTTTACATCTGTCTCCTACCTCCTCTCAAACACTGAGGATTATGTAGTATGTTGTAATAGCAATTAAGgttaatttataaatgttaactTGAGAAAATGAAAATCACACCCGAGTATAAGTTGATACTGATTTCACATAGTAATACACAGGACCTGGTGATAGTAGAAATTTGTTATGATCGGTATCAGAGTTTGCAACTGCTTATGGATTTAGTTCTGACATTCTTGGCAGAGGGAAGTTGATACCAAGCATTTTATGCAAACAGCTCCTTGGCTTGGGTTGGTTCCTGCTGCGGATGGACAAATATTGCATTCTCAAGAAGGTGGAGATAGTCCTCTAGTTAGTATTTTCAAATCATCAATTGCTGCAATTGTATCTAATCCTGGGTGTCCAAATCCGTCGTCTTTCTTCACCATGTCAAAGCAGGCAGAAGCTGCAGGTACCTGTTATGCCATTTTCTATTTTACAGATTACtgttatatttctaaaatatacCAGGAAACAAGACTTGTATCAGTTACAAATTGTATTCTctaataatttcttaaaaagttCAAGGGTCAAGGGGGGCAGCGCCCTCCCTCaaatatccaaaaaaaatataattaagtcCATTTATATGTAATcttttaaactatttattatcttcaaacTGCAAAAATAAGTGGTTCAAGAAAAAGTCCCATCTTTTTAATTCTTTCTCAAACTTTTTTGGTCACCTTTACCTAGCAATTTTTCCTCAGTATCTCCAGTCAGCCAAATAATTATAAGTTTTCAGTTtccaattttaaataattcttGTCTTTATATATTGTTTTGTGCTTTGGTACTATGTTCTAGTGAAATAAATACTGCAATtatattgatttgttttaaattaatctGTTACTGCTATATTgatatgctttttttttttcttctattgaAGCTTAATCCATGGAAATTATATTACTGAATAGTAATTTGTAACTTTTACGTATTTTTCGGATATCCCCTATATAAATTTCTGTGTCAGTCACTGATATCAGTATTTGACAATATCTAGGAGCATCAATTTGACGTGCTGTGTCATAGTTGTGATAATAGACTTATTAATTTTAGACACTGATAAAAATCTTAAGAATAACACATTAGATCCTGCAGAGCTTTATGCAACAATCACAAATCCCTTTTGGCGTGCTTTCTGTTCTTTATCTAGGAAAGGGACAAATTTTGATTTACAGAACTCTTCTATGCATTAGCAAATGCTACTTATGAAAAGTAGGGCAAAGAGTATTCTTACAATGGTGTTAAAAGAAAAAAGCTTAATCCGATGTTATACAGTTTTTCTTGCCCCAAGTCAAAAATTAACTCCTGGGACTACATGTAGaatttgaaatgtaaattaTTTGACATTTGGCATAGATAGCTGAAAGAGAGTGgggaaaaataaaacatttttattaatcATCTTGGCCTTTAATAGTGGTTAACTGCTCTATGATATGTCTACCACTGTATTTTTCGTTTAATGCTGTTTTAAAAGATCGCAATTCTTATTTTGTGGTACCCCATTTTGTTGTAGACCTTCTGTACAAGGCTAACATCAATACCGGAAGTGTGCTAGAATATGCTCTCGCTTTTACTAGTGCAGCTCTTGATAAATACTGTACCAAATGGAGTGCTGCTCCCAAGACAGGGTTCATCGACATTACAACTTCTAAAGATTTCTATCGAATTTATAGTGGCCTTCAAATTGTAAGGAATATCGATTACTTGTTAATGTAGAAGATACATTGGAGCACATTATCATGTCTTGTCTATCTATATTAGACATACATGAGATTTTGATCAAAGGAAGAAACCAAGAGATTAGGTaataatgttttgtttttaatttttgaattgtaGGGATACCTGGAGGAGTCTGATAAACAATCTAATATTAATCATGAAGTGCTGGGTGATTCGGTTGCCTGGGGTGGTTGCACTATAATATACTTGCTTGGCCAACAGCTGCATTTTGAGCTTTTTGACTTTTCATATCAAGTCCTCAATGTTGCTGAGGTAGAGGCTGGATCCATCTCGCAAATGCATAAGAATCCTCATCTTGCTCAGGTATTTAAATTGACGTTTTATTCCTCGGGTAATATCGGAATCTTATACTATTTAACTTATGCAACTCATTTGATGATCATTGTCTGTTTCACTTTAGTGTTGTGCCAAAGCCAAACTTCACTTTTGTTTGCTGCATATTGAAAGAACTGAAgcttaaattcattttttgatttgattatatgtgAAATCAAGGGCAGTGATAGGCAATTTTTTGTTAGCTGCTCATTTCGTATATTTTTGGCTGCTTAATTGACCCTCTGTTTAATTTTCGGAATAGTCACTTTAGTTAAGCATTTTTCTATAAGCTGAACTAACTCTATTTTGCAAAGGGATGGGACTCCTTACTGGAAGCAATGAAGAAAGCAAGAAGATTAAATAATCATGTTTTCTCCATGCTAAAAGCGCGTTGCCCCCTAGAAGACAAGACAGCTTGTGCTATCAAGCAGAGCGGTGCTCCTTTGCATCGGATCAAGTTCGAAAATACTGTTTCTGCATTTGAAACCCTGCCCCAAAAGGGTGCCTGAGAATCCTGTAAGTCCTTTAGCTTCAGTTGCTTTCCTTCTCATTTTAtaatatccatatatattacacgggtaaaatatttgcttaacaTTTCATTGTTTAATTTCGAGATCAAATCCGGCTTATATGATCTACACTGAGCCGAACGTGTTAGCTCCCATTTGTATTCTATCAAGTGTCTGTATAATTGAATGTGTAGTAAACATCTGTGCaggtttgattatttttttctagTTCTTTGTTGACAGTTgagttttctttttgttttacgGTTTTTCAACGAGAAATGGACGCAGAGCTTAAGTCTTAAGATTACTGTGTTAGTGttaaaaaattcttatttttattttggttgatcAAATTTACTACAATTTGAAGAAtcgataattaattatatatggaTTACATGTAAACGGCTGCATGCATATAAATGTGCTTATGTTCAACCGTGACCTTATAACTGGTACTACTATTTAAGCGGTTGAACCTcgcacttataaactcattatatttgtgttactttaACAATATTGGATTCTCGTAACAGTTCAAGAAATATATCAATGCTAAAATTCAGTAGGAAATTTTTTGCACTTTATTTAGATTTTTCCTTGTCGAATTTAAATTAGGCGATACCAACCGGATATTgaatgattaaattaattaagaaatcaTCGAGATTGGATctttcaatattaaattaactCCTGACAACAACAATAAATCATTTTTCTCAAAATTATATGATgttttctcaaaataaaaattatttatgccAAGTTTTGGCTGGCATAGTGTTATAATAAGATTATATTGCTCAAATTTGGAAGTACTAAATTTGAACCTTTCCCCAATCAAAAAATAATCatcctaaaaaaaatataaagatcaCTGTCGTTATTAGATTCCGGTAAAAAAAAACTGTCGCTATTAGATTAGTAGCTTAATATAGTAAAGGagatcataatatttttatacttttttgaaattttcagtccactaaaaattgacaaattgtAACATAACATTTGATGTTTAAGTATGTAGAatcaaaattatcaaaaaaaaggtAGGTAGAATCATATggggttttttttcttctcaaaaagactttatatattttatatttgtacCTACCAACATTTGTAGCTAAGTCGCAGAAAATGATAATTATTGCTCATTGCATAATTTTTAAGCATTTTCTTAGCTTGTTGATGACAAGCCATAAAGAACTCTTCCTTAAAATAAGAAAAGGCACAATGTACGGTATTTTGTTAACTAATATCCTAATACGTTTGATAATCATAcatatttttcttattctatGCATAATTACATTATTAAAATGATTGATAGGGTTATGTTATGATTGACAATGATAAAGCAATAATTAGTGACAGGTTCAAACAGCAAGACtattattaaataacaaaatacaGTGTTGAATTGATCCACACAGTTGTGCTAATTCAACATCTGAATTTATAAGACTGAAATAATGATTCTGATTAgcaatgtttatttttttagatacaGGAGGAAAATAAATTAAGCTGTAGTTGGTTGCTTATATTATGATATAGGTAGGTGTCTGACTAAAAGTTATAGTTCATTGATAATTATTAGTTTGAAGTACCTCCAagaattttgaaataatttaattttagctgaattccaaaatcaaataaaacttttttatatatatatttaatatgtaaaaaaataaaactcaaaccaATATTAAGTAATTTTTCTAAAAGTCAACTTTTGATTGGTCTAAATTCGAAAAAAAATTGGAGCTaacctaattaatttaattcaacaaaCCTCAGTATAATggcaaaaaggaaaaaataataTCTACATATAGGGTGAGTTGAGTTCAAATCTATTTAACGCCTCCATAAACAAATCCGGATTACGTAAAATTGCAAACAAACAAATAATGTGATGACAAGCCGTATAATTCATCGTAAATGCGATAAATTTCTAAAGTTTCAATGAAATAAACAGATATTCGTATTcggataaatttaaaatctctataaattttcaaaaaatacaaatatcaattaaattattagaaaCTGTTTCATTCTTTAGTGATTCTTTTACTATACAATTTTTGTTTTCCA is part of the Mercurialis annua linkage group LG3, ddMerAnnu1.2, whole genome shotgun sequence genome and encodes:
- the LOC126673071 gene encoding protein PIR isoform X2; amino-acid sequence: MAVPVEEAIAALSTFSLEDDQPEIQGAAALVSSERGATTSPVEYSDVAAYRLSLSEDTKALNQLDTLIQEGKGMTSVLYTYRSCVKALPQLPDSMKHSQADLYMETYQVLDLEMSRLREIQQWQASAASKLAADMQRFSRPERRINGPTITHLWSMLKLLDVLVQLDHLKNAKASIPNDFSWYKRTFTQVSIQWQDIDSMREELDDLQIFLSTRWAILLNLHVEMFRVNNVEDILQVLIVFAVESLELDFALLFPERHILLRVLPVLVVLATSSEKDSESLYKRVKINRLINIFKNDPVIPAFPDLHLSPAAILKELSMYFQKFSSQTRLLTLPAPHELPPREAQDYQRHYLIINHIGAIRAEHDDFAIRFASTLNQLLLLKSTDGADSEWCKEVKGNMYDMVVEGFQLLSRWNARIWEQCAWKFSRPCKDAIPFESNGTSASLSDYEKVVRYNYSAEERKALVELISYIKSVGSMMHRWDTLVADALWETIHAEVQDFVQNTLATMLRTTFRKKKDLSRILSDMRTLSADWMANTSKPEELQSHGGEDSKGNFFYPRPVAPTAAQVHCLQFLIYEVVSGGNLRKPGGLFGNSGSEIPVNDLKQLETFFYKLSFFLHILDYSVTIATLTDLGFLWFREFYLESSRVIQFPIECSLPWMLVEYVLESQNAGLLESILMPFDIYNDSAQQALVILRQRFLYDEIEAEVDHCFDLFVSKLCDVIFTYYKSWAASELLDPSFLFALDNGEKYSVQPMRFTALFKITRVKLLGRTIDLRSLIAERMNKVFRENIEFLFDRFESQDFCAIVELERLLDILKHAHELLSQDLSLDSFSLMLNEMQENISLVSFSSRLASQIWSEMQSDFLPTFVLCNTTQRFVRSSRVLHAPVQKPSMPYAKPNFYCGTQELNSAHQAFARLHSGFFGIPHMFSVVRLLGSRSLPWLIRALLDHISNKLTTLEPLIAGLQEALPKSIGLLPFDGGVAGCMRLVKENLNWGTKSELKVEVLRGIKEIGSVLYWMGLLDIVLREVDTKHFMQTAPWLGLVPAADGQILHSQEGGDSPLVSIFKSSIAAIVSNPGCPNPSSFFTMSKQAEAAGIPGGV
- the LOC126673071 gene encoding protein PIR isoform X1, whose translation is MAVPVEEAIAALSTFSLEDDQPEIQGAAALVSSERGATTSPVEYSDVAAYRLSLSEDTKALNQLDTLIQEGKGMTSVLYTYRSCVKALPQLPDSMKHSQADLYMETYQVLDLEMSRLREIQQWQASAASKLAADMQRFSRPERRINGPTITHLWSMLKLLDVLVQLDHLKNAKASIPNDFSWYKRTFTQVSIQWQDIDSMREELDDLQIFLSTRWAILLNLHVEMFRVNNVEDILQVLIVFAVESLELDFALLFPERHILLRVLPVLVVLATSSEKDSESLYKRVKINRLINIFKNDPVIPAFPDLHLSPAAILKELSMYFQKFSSQTRLLTLPAPHELPPREAQDYQRHYLIINHIGAIRAEHDDFAIRFASTLNQLLLLKSTDGADSEWCKEVKGNMYDMVVEGFQLLSRWNARIWEQCAWKFSRPCKDAIPFESNGTSASLSDYEKVVRYNYSAEERKALVELISYIKSVGSMMHRWDTLVADALWETIHAEVQDFVQNTLATMLRTTFRKKKDLSRILSDMRTLSADWMANTSKPEELQSHGGEDSKGNFFYPRPVAPTAAQVHCLQFLIYEVVSGGNLRKPGGLFGNSGSEIPVNDLKQLETFFYKLSFFLHILDYSVTIATLTDLGFLWFREFYLESSRVIQFPIECSLPWMLVEYVLESQNAGLLESILMPFDIYNDSAQQALVILRQRFLYDEIEAEVDHCFDLFVSKLCDVIFTYYKSWAASELLDPSFLFALDNGEKYSVQPMRFTALFKITRVKLLGRTIDLRSLIAERMNKVFRENIEFLFDRFESQDFCAIVELERLLDILKHAHELLSQDLSLDSFSLMLNEMQENISLVSFSSRLASQIWSEMQSDFLPTFVLCNTTQRFVRSSRVLHAPVQKPSMPYAKPNFYCGTQELNSAHQAFARLHSGFFGIPHMFSVVRLLGSRSLPWLIRALLDHISNKLTTLEPLIAGLQEALPKSIGLLPFDGGVAGCMRLVKENLNWGTKSELKVEVLRGIKEIGSVLYWMGLLDIVLREVDTKHFMQTAPWLGLVPAADGQILHSQEGGDSPLVSIFKSSIAAIVSNPGCPNPSSFFTMSKQAEAADLLYKANINTGSVLEYALAFTSAALDKYCTKWSAAPKTGFIDITTSKDFYRIYSGLQIGYLEESDKQSNINHEVLGDSVAWGGCTIIYLLGQQLHFELFDFSYQVLNVAEVEAGSISQMHKNPHLAQGWDSLLEAMKKARRLNNHVFSMLKARCPLEDKTACAIKQSGAPLHRIKFENTVSAFETLPQKGA